AACTGAGCATTTTGGTGTCCCCCAAAGTCACTTAAAAATTTAGCTTCACCAATGACAAATTGTTTGTTAAAACGACCAACAAAATCTAATCCTTTGTTGTGATTGTAACCCAAATGTTCTTTTGCAAAGTTCATCATTGCATTATCCCCCGCATCTAAAATTGCGTCTTTATCATTGCTTAAAAATTCATCTAACGATACTGGTTCAACTCCTAACGATTTTCTTTTTAACCAATCACGAAACATAGGACCAATCTGTCTATTGGTTTCTTTTGGTTCGCTACATCTTTCAAATATTTTATCAAGACCCATTTCATAAAGCCGTCCACAGATTCGGTTTATCGTTCTTGGATTTCTGTCAATAGCCGAACTATCTCGTTTTAAATATGCAATGTAACTGTCTTTGATAGGGAATAAGTCAAATTTTAATAAT
Above is a genomic segment from Bacteroidota bacterium containing:
- a CDS encoding restriction endonuclease, coding for MNKWTKLSIEYANQRSYLDDLFQVYPTIPEGIREINEDVWSEVEKSFKKKDNDLLIKQLLKFDLFPIKDSYIAYLKRDSSAIDRNPRTINRICGRLYEMGLDKIFERCSEPKETNRQIGPMFRDWLKRKSLGVEPVSLDEFLSNDKDAILDAGDNAMMNFAKEHLGYNHNKGLDFVGRFNKQFVIGEAKFLSDFGGHQNAQFNDAISTIQAKGVKAVKIAILDGVLFIEGKNKMYKSITETYKKYNIMSTLVLREFLYQI